GTCATTGTGGATGAAGAACATGATTCGTCGTACAAGCAGTTCGACCCGGCACCGCGCTACAATGCCCGCGACGCCGTGATTTATCTTGCCGGTTTGCATGATGCCCGCGTGGTTCTGGGCTCGGCTACCCCGGCTGTCGAAACGTATTTTAATGCACAAAACGGAAAATACGGACTGGTGGAACTGAGTGAACGATTCGGCGGGGTGAAAATGCCCGAGATCATTGTGGTAAACATGAAAGAAGAAAAACGCCGCCGGATGCTGAAGTCACATTTTTCATCCGTTTTGTTGCATCATATTCAGGCGGCGCTGGACGATAAAAAACAGGTGATTTTGTTTCAAAACCGGCGCGGTTTTTCCACCCGCATTGAGTGCGAGCAGTGTAACTGGGTTCCCGAATGCAAGTACTGCGATGTGACCATGACCTATCACAAAAAAAGCCAGTTGTTAAAATGCCATTACTGTGGTTACTCGCGGCCGGTGCCGGCTGTTTGCGAGCATTGCGGCAGCCCGAATCTGGTGATGCAGGGGTTTGGTACCGAAAAAGTGGAAGAAGAACTGGCCATGATATTGCCTGATGCCAAGATCGACCGGATGGATTTGGATACCACCCGGGCGAAAAATGCTTTTCAGCGTATCATTTATGATTTTGAAAACCGTAAAACCGATATCCTTACCGGAACCCAGATGGTAACCAAAGGACTTGATTTTGAAAATGTGCAGGTGGTAGGTATTCTGAGTGCGGACAATATGCTGAGTTTCCCTGATTTCAGGGCACACGAACGCAGTTTTCAGATGATGGAACAGGTGAGTGGGCGTGCCGGACGCAAAGATAAACAGGGGATCGTGATTATTCAGACCTGGCAACCGAAACATCCGGTCATTCAGGATGTGGTGCAGCATGATTACCAAAGCATGTACAACCGGCAGCTGGCCGAGCGGTGGCGTTTCCGGTATCCGCCTTATTACCGGCTGGTGATGGTCAAACTGAAACACAAAAAGCCTGAGTTGCTCAACGAAGCGGCAGCGGTGCTGGCCCGCGATATGAAAGCCCGTTTCGGAAATCTTGTTTACGGACCGGAATATCCGATGGTCTCTCGTGTGAAAAACTGGTATATCAAGCAGATTATGCTGAAGATCAAACGGAATGAACAACTGTCTGACCGGAAAAAAGAATTACAGGAAGCCATCAGCGAGTTCAAAAAACAAACGCCCTATAAATCGGTGCGCGTTCAAATTGATGTGGATCCGCAATAAAAAACCCCGATGATTTCAATCACCGGGGTTTTTAGTGCAAAATATATATCGGGTTACGACATAATTTCTTCGATGGTAATGTAGTCGCCGACTCTTCCGGTCAAAGCTTCCACGTCGGTATTTACCGGAAGGGTTTTCTTTCCGGGACGCCATCCTGCCGGGCAAACTTCGCCGGTTTTGTGTGCGTGCTGGTGGGCTTCAATCTGGCGGATAAATTCTTTTACGCTACGGCCTACCGGCGGTGCCTGTACTTCTTGTGCCATGACAATACCGTCAGGGTTAACCAGGAAACGTCCGCGAAGGGCAATGCCGAGGTCTTCAATCAGCACGCCGAATTTGCGGGAAACTTCGCCTGTCGGATCGGAAGCAATGGTCAGCTTCAGGTCTTTCAGCAACGGTTCGGTTTCCACAAAACGTTTGTGGCTGAATTTGGTGTCGGTGGATACGGCCAGTACTTCGCAACCAAGCCGGTCGTGAATTTCATTCATGCTGGCATTCATGGCTGCAATTTCTGTCGGGCATACGAAGGTAAAGTCGGCCGGATAAAAGCAGATAACGGTCCATTTTCCTTTATAATTTTCCGAACTGACTTCGGTATAATGCCCACTGGCTGCATCGTAAGCTTCCATTTTAAATTCGGGCATGGGTTTTAATACTAATACGCCGTTTTGTTCCATTTTTTTATTCTTTTTTTATGGTTAAAAATTTGATTTATTTTGTTTTATTCGTTTTAAATAAGCAATTACAAAAATACGGAAAAAGTTCTCAAGTATTTGGTTTTTAATAAATTTTAAGAATACTTTAAGAATGTTTTACCCCGGCTTTTTTTGTAGAGAAACAAAAAGCGGAACTTTAAATTATGTCCCGCTTTTTGCTTTTAACAGATTATTCTTCGACAGCCGCAGCGGCCGGTTTTCCGAGAAATGTTTTCTTAAACAAATCGATAAAGATAATGATGCCACCCAGGATCATCATGCTGTCCGGAAGAATTCTGAACCACATCCAGCCTTTCATGGTTTCCACGGCTTCGCGGGTACGGGCATAATAATAGCCCAGTTCGGCAGCCAGTTTGGTCTGGTGGGCACCAATAATAATGGTAGGCAGTGCAAACAGCAGCACGCCGATGGTGAGCAGCCAGAACCCCCATTTGCTGAGTTTGTCGTTCCATTCCCATCCGTTGGCCATGGCGTTGGCACGCGAAGTCATGTACAGGAAGGCAATGGAAATGTAACCGAAAGCACCGAGCAATGCCACATGTCCGTGAGGCATAATCAGATAGGTTCCGTGTGAATAGTAACTGATGGTGGGGGTGTTAATGACCATACCGAAAAATCCGGCCCCAATCCAGTTCAGTACAGCCGAACCGGCAATCCACATAAACGGGGTGGAAAATTTGAAATCTTTGCCACTGTATTCACCGTCGCGTTTGTTTTTCCAAGCTTCTACAATCATCAGTGCCAGCGGTAACGGTTCGAGGGATGAGAAAATTCCACCAATGGCAATCCAGTATTCGTCCAGTCCCTGCCACCAGTAGTGGTGTCCTACGCCAAGCGTTCCCGACATCATGATGAGGAACAGCTCAAAGAACATCACTTTCTCAGCGGTTTTTTGCGAAATCAATCCGAGTGCTACGGTAAAGTAGGCAATAACACCGGCGGCAAACAGCTCAAAGGTCAGTTCTACCCAAAGATGGATAACCCACCAGCGGTAATAATCGTCCAGCGTAAAGTTGGGCATGATTTTGGTCAGCGGCATCATCCCGGCAATGTAAAGCGTGGCAATGGCAAATGCCGACCAAATGATGGTGCCTACCAGCGGATTGTTGGTGGCAGCTTTCCGGATGAGCGAGATAATCAGCAGGAACCAGAAAACCAGTCCGACTACCAGTCCGATATCCCAGGCGCGACCCAGGTTGATCAGCTCGCGGCCTTCATTGCCAAACCAGAACCATACATGACGCAGGTCGCCCATGGCGCCCAGATACAATCCGATAACCGAACCTACGGCTACAATAACCAGTGCTGCCCACAAAACATCCACCAGCCAGGGGAATTTATGGTCTTTGTTGGCTACCCACGGGGCAATCAGCAAACCGCCCACCAGCCAGCCTACAGCTACCCATAAAATGGCCAGCTGGGTGTGTACCGACCGCAAAACGTTAAAAGGAAATACCGATTGTGAGATGATGAAATTGTTGGTCGGATCGGTGTACAGGTGGGCCAGGTAGCCGCCGAGGAAAAGCTGTACCACAAACAACAGCGAAACAATGGGAATGTATTTCAGCAGTTTTTTCTGCGAAGGGAAGAGTTTGGTAATTTTAATGGCCGGCTGCAGATCTTCTTTCCGGTCTTTTTTAAACAGATATTCGTACGAAAGGAAGATGACAAGAATGGTCAGCGTCCACAAAATCAGAAATTCCCACAGCGAAACCCAATGGCTGTTGAAACCGGTGTTTTGATCCACCAGCGGCTCGTGTGGCCAGTTGTTCGACCAGGTTCTCTGGTTCACTGTTCCTTCGGTTCCCGGCCGGATGGAAGAGGCTACCAGCTGAGACCAGTCGATAAAACAGGCAATTTTTTCGGCTTCGGCTTTGGTGATGATGCCCCCCGGGAAAGCCCGTTGCGGATCGCCGTTTACCAACAGATTGGTGATGTATTTCACATTGGCATGAAAAGCCTGTGCCGAAGCATCGGTATAAGTTACCCCTTCTTTACGCAGTTTGGTTTTGTTGTGAAAATCGTTTTTCACCATGGCCTTGATGTATCCTTTTTCTTCGGGGGTAAGCTCAGATGCTTTTTTTCCGTAAACCTTTTGTCCGTAAAAGTTGTAGAGGTATTCGGCCCGGTTATGGAAAAAGTCGGTGGTAAAATCGGGACCCATGTAAG
The sequence above is drawn from the Candidatus Sulfidibacterium hydrothermale genome and encodes:
- the priA gene encoding replication restart helicase PriA, producing the protein MERVTLFVDVLLPLPLPGTFTYRVPFALNDAVQAGQRVSVQFGPRKVYAGLIVKIHQQPPQKGIPKYILSVLDSRPVVNDFQLRFWQWIAGYYMSTLGEVMAAALPSAFKLSSESKVVLSPDFVPDTETLSEPEYRLTEALLQKKKLTVHEVSRIVGYQKVLPLLKTMIERRLIMMEEELVQQYKPKKTKMIKLSEAFLDERALQQLMDQLSKRAHKQLELLMGFLTLSGFPLKKDFSVSKSDLLHKTQASENALKALTDKGVFVQEEVVISRFTGENNETEKTFSLSAEQQKAFHSLKEQMQEHRVVLLHGVTSSGKTELYIKLMEEALAEGKQVLYLLPEIALTTQIINRLRKHFGDEVGVYHSRYNQNERAEVWENVAGIQSAEVHKPYRIILGPRSAMFLPFDRLGLVIVDEEHDSSYKQFDPAPRYNARDAVIYLAGLHDARVVLGSATPAVETYFNAQNGKYGLVELSERFGGVKMPEIIVVNMKEEKRRRMLKSHFSSVLLHHIQAALDDKKQVILFQNRRGFSTRIECEQCNWVPECKYCDVTMTYHKKSQLLKCHYCGYSRPVPAVCEHCGSPNLVMQGFGTEKVEEELAMILPDAKIDRMDLDTTRAKNAFQRIIYDFENRKTDILTGTQMVTKGLDFENVQVVGILSADNMLSFPDFRAHERSFQMMEQVSGRAGRKDKQGIVIIQTWQPKHPVIQDVVQHDYQSMYNRQLAERWRFRYPPYYRLVMVKLKHKKPELLNEAAAVLARDMKARFGNLVYGPEYPMVSRVKNWYIKQIMLKIKRNEQLSDRKKELQEAISEFKKQTPYKSVRVQIDVDPQ
- a CDS encoding peroxiredoxin, with the translated sequence MEQNGVLVLKPMPEFKMEAYDAASGHYTEVSSENYKGKWTVICFYPADFTFVCPTEIAAMNASMNEIHDRLGCEVLAVSTDTKFSHKRFVETEPLLKDLKLTIASDPTGEVSRKFGVLIEDLGIALRGRFLVNPDGIVMAQEVQAPPVGRSVKEFIRQIEAHQHAHKTGEVCPAGWRPGKKTLPVNTDVEALTGRVGDYITIEEIMS
- a CDS encoding nitric-oxide reductase large subunit; amino-acid sequence: MKQSLLDKFMTKKGLYTGFWIIAIFMVTILIYYTATLQREVPPIPKQVKSESGEVLYTYNDVVEGKGYFQEFDLMDWGTLLGMGAYMGPDFTTDFFHNRAEYLYNFYGQKVYGKKASELTPEEKGYIKAMVKNDFHNKTKLRKEGVTYTDASAQAFHANVKYITNLLVNGDPQRAFPGGIITKAEAEKIACFIDWSQLVASSIRPGTEGTVNQRTWSNNWPHEPLVDQNTGFNSHWVSLWEFLILWTLTILVIFLSYEYLFKKDRKEDLQPAIKITKLFPSQKKLLKYIPIVSLLFVVQLFLGGYLAHLYTDPTNNFIISQSVFPFNVLRSVHTQLAILWVAVGWLVGGLLIAPWVANKDHKFPWLVDVLWAALVIVAVGSVIGLYLGAMGDLRHVWFWFGNEGRELINLGRAWDIGLVVGLVFWFLLIISLIRKAATNNPLVGTIIWSAFAIATLYIAGMMPLTKIMPNFTLDDYYRWWVIHLWVELTFELFAAGVIAYFTVALGLISQKTAEKVMFFELFLIMMSGTLGVGHHYWWQGLDEYWIAIGGIFSSLEPLPLALMIVEAWKNKRDGEYSGKDFKFSTPFMWIAGSAVLNWIGAGFFGMVINTPTISYYSHGTYLIMPHGHVALLGAFGYISIAFLYMTSRANAMANGWEWNDKLSKWGFWLLTIGVLLFALPTIIIGAHQTKLAAELGYYYARTREAVETMKGWMWFRILPDSMMILGGIIIFIDLFKKTFLGKPAAAAVEE